In Castanea sativa cultivar Marrone di Chiusa Pesio chromosome 6, ASM4071231v1, a single window of DNA contains:
- the LOC142638879 gene encoding uncharacterized protein LOC142638879 isoform X4, with protein sequence MTSDFDLQGSTSPKLPPSVSRSRGKKYRSKKWRAENHEFLLKKPHPVKVLSEKSSWVDSGSSEKIKPKSGLINSKGNSRSKSSLVCESSLTGNAILSCSKPVFTCGNPASRSCSMGNKASNSNTSSTITSQSSLQQEQSCSKGNKASKSNTTSTITSQSSQQQEQKHMEVSTQSLGQSGLLSELRISLRKSCVTRQASRVEMNNDECLSRGRKSSSGGKSSVGSSSNPCYEVKCSTFTSRCPKEITPDSRNATRMTAAAKNKIKTHSVSKESTNKIEEGSSNSRRGTRISVVKPTRQEAAKPKVQKQTLQARSLLPIRVNEQQVLSTAAIKSKEKMRAGRLNRLSGAGKENATGRMTASQKCSGKGISAGVMVRGQKGTKQSASQKGGTGLVGSKEKNTDRCEVNVTRRVYLR encoded by the exons ATGACCTCAGACTTTGACTTACAGGGATCAACTTCCCCAAAACTTCCACCGTCAGTCTCAAGGTCAAGAGGCAAAAAGTACAGAAGCAAGAAATGGAGAGCAGAAAATCATGAGTTTTTATTAAAGAAGCCACATCCTGTCAAGGTTTTAAGTGAGAAATCTTCTTGGGTGGATTCAGGATCTAGTgagaaaataaaacccaaatcagGCTTGATAAATTCAAAGGGAAATTCCAGGTCGAAATCGAGTTTGGTCTGTGAAAGCAGTCTTACTGGAAATGCCATACTGAGTTGCTCTAAACCTGTGTTCACTTGTGGGAATCCAGCAAGTAGGTCATGTTCTATGGGAAACAAGGCTTCTAATAGCAATACATCAAGCACTATTACATCTCAGAGCAGTCTGCAGCAAGAGCAGTCATGTTCGAAGGGAAACAAGGCTTCTAAAAGCAATACAACAAGCACCATTACATCTCAGAGCAGTCAGCAACAAGAGCAGAAGCACATGGAGGTATCAACTCAATCATTGGGTCAAAGTGGTCTTTTGTCAGAATTGAGGATTAGTCTTAGGAAAAGCTGTGTAACTAGACAAGCATCAAGGGTGGAGATGAACAATGATGAATGTCTGTCAAGAGGCCGAAAATCCTCATCTGGTGGCAAGTCCAGCGTGGGCTCATCATCAAACCCTTGTTATGAGGTTAAATGCTCAACATTTACATCAAGATGTCCCAAAGAAATAACCCCAGATAGCAGAAATGCAACGAGAATGACTGCTGCAgcaaagaacaaaataaaaactcatagtGTATCTAAGGAAtcaactaataaaattgaaGAAGGGAGCTCCAATTCTAGAAGGGGAACTAGAATCAGTGTTGTAAAGCCAACTCGTCAAGAAGCTGCAAAACCAAAG GTTCAAAAGCAAACTCTACAAGCAAGATCTTTGCTGCCAATTAGAGTTAATGAACAACAAGTGTTGTCTACTGCTGCAATAAAATCTAAGGAGAAAATGAGAGCAGGCAGGCTTAACAGGTTGTCAGGTGCTGGTAAAGAGAATGCTACAGGGAGAATGACTGCAAGCCAGAAATGCAGTGGAAAAGGCATTTCTGCTGGGGTCATGGTAAGGGGTCAGAAAGGGACGAAACAGAGTGCTTCACAAAAGGGTGGAACAGGATTGGTGGGTTCAAAG GAAAAAAACACTGATCGATGTGAAGTGAATGTGACCCGGAGGGTCTACCTTCGATGA
- the LOC142638879 gene encoding uncharacterized protein LOC142638879 isoform X3, translating to MITGLFWFHQCSSRQLKSAFSRCGEVIMTSDFDLQGSTSPKLPPSVSRSRGKKYRSKKWRAENHEFLLKKPHPVKVLSEKSSWVDSGSSEKIKPKSGLINSKGNSRSKSSLVCESSLTGNAILSCSKPVFTCGNPASRSCSMGNKASNSNTSSTITSQSSLQQEQSCSKGNKASKSNTTSTITSQSSQQQEQKHMEVSTQSLGQSGLLSELRISLRKSCVTRQASRVEMNNDECLSRGRKSSSGGKSSVGSSSNPCYEVKCSTFTSRCPKEITPDSRNATRMTAAAKNKIKTHSVSKESTNKIEEGSSNSRRGTRISVVKPTRQEAAKPKVQKQTLQARSLLPIRVNEQQVLSTAAIKSKEKMRAGRLNRLSGAGKENATGRMTASQKCSGKGISAGVMVRGQKGTKQSASQKGGTGLVGSKEKNTDRCEVNVTRRVYLR from the exons ATGATCACTGGTCTTTTCTG GTTCCACCAGTGTTCTTCTCGTCAGTTAAAATCTGCATTTTCTCGTTGCGGTGAGGTTATTATGACCTCAGACTTTGACTTACAGGGATCAACTTCCCCAAAACTTCCACCGTCAGTCTCAAGGTCAAGAGGCAAAAAGTACAGAAGCAAGAAATGGAGAGCAGAAAATCATGAGTTTTTATTAAAGAAGCCACATCCTGTCAAGGTTTTAAGTGAGAAATCTTCTTGGGTGGATTCAGGATCTAGTgagaaaataaaacccaaatcagGCTTGATAAATTCAAAGGGAAATTCCAGGTCGAAATCGAGTTTGGTCTGTGAAAGCAGTCTTACTGGAAATGCCATACTGAGTTGCTCTAAACCTGTGTTCACTTGTGGGAATCCAGCAAGTAGGTCATGTTCTATGGGAAACAAGGCTTCTAATAGCAATACATCAAGCACTATTACATCTCAGAGCAGTCTGCAGCAAGAGCAGTCATGTTCGAAGGGAAACAAGGCTTCTAAAAGCAATACAACAAGCACCATTACATCTCAGAGCAGTCAGCAACAAGAGCAGAAGCACATGGAGGTATCAACTCAATCATTGGGTCAAAGTGGTCTTTTGTCAGAATTGAGGATTAGTCTTAGGAAAAGCTGTGTAACTAGACAAGCATCAAGGGTGGAGATGAACAATGATGAATGTCTGTCAAGAGGCCGAAAATCCTCATCTGGTGGCAAGTCCAGCGTGGGCTCATCATCAAACCCTTGTTATGAGGTTAAATGCTCAACATTTACATCAAGATGTCCCAAAGAAATAACCCCAGATAGCAGAAATGCAACGAGAATGACTGCTGCAgcaaagaacaaaataaaaactcatagtGTATCTAAGGAAtcaactaataaaattgaaGAAGGGAGCTCCAATTCTAGAAGGGGAACTAGAATCAGTGTTGTAAAGCCAACTCGTCAAGAAGCTGCAAAACCAAAG GTTCAAAAGCAAACTCTACAAGCAAGATCTTTGCTGCCAATTAGAGTTAATGAACAACAAGTGTTGTCTACTGCTGCAATAAAATCTAAGGAGAAAATGAGAGCAGGCAGGCTTAACAGGTTGTCAGGTGCTGGTAAAGAGAATGCTACAGGGAGAATGACTGCAAGCCAGAAATGCAGTGGAAAAGGCATTTCTGCTGGGGTCATGGTAAGGGGTCAGAAAGGGACGAAACAGAGTGCTTCACAAAAGGGTGGAACAGGATTGGTGGGTTCAAAG GAAAAAAACACTGATCGATGTGAAGTGAATGTGACCCGGAGGGTCTACCTTCGATGA
- the LOC142638879 gene encoding uncharacterized protein LOC142638879 isoform X1, whose amino-acid sequence MSQKVEGNTKMALKKAHDHWSFLEEIEAPMWVDLTLEANSNHQDINDEWFHTSHQFHQCSSRQLKSAFSRCGEVIMTSDFDLQGSTSPKLPPSVSRSRGKKYRSKKWRAENHEFLLKKPHPVKVLSEKSSWVDSGSSEKIKPKSGLINSKGNSRSKSSLVCESSLTGNAILSCSKPVFTCGNPASRSCSMGNKASNSNTSSTITSQSSLQQEQSCSKGNKASKSNTTSTITSQSSQQQEQKHMEVSTQSLGQSGLLSELRISLRKSCVTRQASRVEMNNDECLSRGRKSSSGGKSSVGSSSNPCYEVKCSTFTSRCPKEITPDSRNATRMTAAAKNKIKTHSVSKESTNKIEEGSSNSRRGTRISVVKPTRQEAAKPKVQKQTLQARSLLPIRVNEQQVLSTAAIKSKEKMRAGRLNRLSGAGKENATGRMTASQKCSGKGISAGVMVRGQKGTKQSASQKGGTGLVGSKEKNTDRCEVNVTRRVYLR is encoded by the exons ATGTCACAGAAAGTCGAGGGAAACACAAAAATGGCTCTCAAAAAGGCCCATGATCACTGGTCTTTTCTG GAAGAAATTGAGGCACCTATGTGGGTTGATCTCACTCTAGAAGCTAACTCTAACCACCAAGACAT CAATGATGAGTGGTTCCACACAAGCCACCA GTTCCACCAGTGTTCTTCTCGTCAGTTAAAATCTGCATTTTCTCGTTGCGGTGAGGTTATTATGACCTCAGACTTTGACTTACAGGGATCAACTTCCCCAAAACTTCCACCGTCAGTCTCAAGGTCAAGAGGCAAAAAGTACAGAAGCAAGAAATGGAGAGCAGAAAATCATGAGTTTTTATTAAAGAAGCCACATCCTGTCAAGGTTTTAAGTGAGAAATCTTCTTGGGTGGATTCAGGATCTAGTgagaaaataaaacccaaatcagGCTTGATAAATTCAAAGGGAAATTCCAGGTCGAAATCGAGTTTGGTCTGTGAAAGCAGTCTTACTGGAAATGCCATACTGAGTTGCTCTAAACCTGTGTTCACTTGTGGGAATCCAGCAAGTAGGTCATGTTCTATGGGAAACAAGGCTTCTAATAGCAATACATCAAGCACTATTACATCTCAGAGCAGTCTGCAGCAAGAGCAGTCATGTTCGAAGGGAAACAAGGCTTCTAAAAGCAATACAACAAGCACCATTACATCTCAGAGCAGTCAGCAACAAGAGCAGAAGCACATGGAGGTATCAACTCAATCATTGGGTCAAAGTGGTCTTTTGTCAGAATTGAGGATTAGTCTTAGGAAAAGCTGTGTAACTAGACAAGCATCAAGGGTGGAGATGAACAATGATGAATGTCTGTCAAGAGGCCGAAAATCCTCATCTGGTGGCAAGTCCAGCGTGGGCTCATCATCAAACCCTTGTTATGAGGTTAAATGCTCAACATTTACATCAAGATGTCCCAAAGAAATAACCCCAGATAGCAGAAATGCAACGAGAATGACTGCTGCAgcaaagaacaaaataaaaactcatagtGTATCTAAGGAAtcaactaataaaattgaaGAAGGGAGCTCCAATTCTAGAAGGGGAACTAGAATCAGTGTTGTAAAGCCAACTCGTCAAGAAGCTGCAAAACCAAAG GTTCAAAAGCAAACTCTACAAGCAAGATCTTTGCTGCCAATTAGAGTTAATGAACAACAAGTGTTGTCTACTGCTGCAATAAAATCTAAGGAGAAAATGAGAGCAGGCAGGCTTAACAGGTTGTCAGGTGCTGGTAAAGAGAATGCTACAGGGAGAATGACTGCAAGCCAGAAATGCAGTGGAAAAGGCATTTCTGCTGGGGTCATGGTAAGGGGTCAGAAAGGGACGAAACAGAGTGCTTCACAAAAGGGTGGAACAGGATTGGTGGGTTCAAAG GAAAAAAACACTGATCGATGTGAAGTGAATGTGACCCGGAGGGTCTACCTTCGATGA
- the LOC142638879 gene encoding uncharacterized protein LOC142638879 isoform X2, producing MSQKVEGNTKMALKKAHDHWSFLEEIEAPMWVDLTLEANSNHQDMFHQCSSRQLKSAFSRCGEVIMTSDFDLQGSTSPKLPPSVSRSRGKKYRSKKWRAENHEFLLKKPHPVKVLSEKSSWVDSGSSEKIKPKSGLINSKGNSRSKSSLVCESSLTGNAILSCSKPVFTCGNPASRSCSMGNKASNSNTSSTITSQSSLQQEQSCSKGNKASKSNTTSTITSQSSQQQEQKHMEVSTQSLGQSGLLSELRISLRKSCVTRQASRVEMNNDECLSRGRKSSSGGKSSVGSSSNPCYEVKCSTFTSRCPKEITPDSRNATRMTAAAKNKIKTHSVSKESTNKIEEGSSNSRRGTRISVVKPTRQEAAKPKVQKQTLQARSLLPIRVNEQQVLSTAAIKSKEKMRAGRLNRLSGAGKENATGRMTASQKCSGKGISAGVMVRGQKGTKQSASQKGGTGLVGSKEKNTDRCEVNVTRRVYLR from the exons ATGTCACAGAAAGTCGAGGGAAACACAAAAATGGCTCTCAAAAAGGCCCATGATCACTGGTCTTTTCTG GAAGAAATTGAGGCACCTATGTGGGTTGATCTCACTCTAGAAGCTAACTCTAACCACCAAGACAT GTTCCACCAGTGTTCTTCTCGTCAGTTAAAATCTGCATTTTCTCGTTGCGGTGAGGTTATTATGACCTCAGACTTTGACTTACAGGGATCAACTTCCCCAAAACTTCCACCGTCAGTCTCAAGGTCAAGAGGCAAAAAGTACAGAAGCAAGAAATGGAGAGCAGAAAATCATGAGTTTTTATTAAAGAAGCCACATCCTGTCAAGGTTTTAAGTGAGAAATCTTCTTGGGTGGATTCAGGATCTAGTgagaaaataaaacccaaatcagGCTTGATAAATTCAAAGGGAAATTCCAGGTCGAAATCGAGTTTGGTCTGTGAAAGCAGTCTTACTGGAAATGCCATACTGAGTTGCTCTAAACCTGTGTTCACTTGTGGGAATCCAGCAAGTAGGTCATGTTCTATGGGAAACAAGGCTTCTAATAGCAATACATCAAGCACTATTACATCTCAGAGCAGTCTGCAGCAAGAGCAGTCATGTTCGAAGGGAAACAAGGCTTCTAAAAGCAATACAACAAGCACCATTACATCTCAGAGCAGTCAGCAACAAGAGCAGAAGCACATGGAGGTATCAACTCAATCATTGGGTCAAAGTGGTCTTTTGTCAGAATTGAGGATTAGTCTTAGGAAAAGCTGTGTAACTAGACAAGCATCAAGGGTGGAGATGAACAATGATGAATGTCTGTCAAGAGGCCGAAAATCCTCATCTGGTGGCAAGTCCAGCGTGGGCTCATCATCAAACCCTTGTTATGAGGTTAAATGCTCAACATTTACATCAAGATGTCCCAAAGAAATAACCCCAGATAGCAGAAATGCAACGAGAATGACTGCTGCAgcaaagaacaaaataaaaactcatagtGTATCTAAGGAAtcaactaataaaattgaaGAAGGGAGCTCCAATTCTAGAAGGGGAACTAGAATCAGTGTTGTAAAGCCAACTCGTCAAGAAGCTGCAAAACCAAAG GTTCAAAAGCAAACTCTACAAGCAAGATCTTTGCTGCCAATTAGAGTTAATGAACAACAAGTGTTGTCTACTGCTGCAATAAAATCTAAGGAGAAAATGAGAGCAGGCAGGCTTAACAGGTTGTCAGGTGCTGGTAAAGAGAATGCTACAGGGAGAATGACTGCAAGCCAGAAATGCAGTGGAAAAGGCATTTCTGCTGGGGTCATGGTAAGGGGTCAGAAAGGGACGAAACAGAGTGCTTCACAAAAGGGTGGAACAGGATTGGTGGGTTCAAAG GAAAAAAACACTGATCGATGTGAAGTGAATGTGACCCGGAGGGTCTACCTTCGATGA